Proteins from a genomic interval of Candidatus Rubidus massiliensis:
- a CDS encoding hypothetical protein (putative conserved small protein) has product MVKKKKEQEDIEFEVASENIFADIGIENADEELTKAELAWEIDHIIKKRKLTQAKAAEMMGINQPKVSALLRRKLSGFSVERLMHFLNLLGQDIDIVVRPKPRNRKIARVHVVSHEGYSNIPLAAKSL; this is encoded by the coding sequence ATGGTTAAGAAAAAAAAAGAACAAGAAGACATAGAATTTGAAGTGGCCAGCGAAAACATTTTTGCAGATATCGGGATTGAAAATGCTGATGAAGAATTAACAAAAGCAGAGCTTGCTTGGGAGATTGATCATATCATTAAAAAGCGTAAGCTCACGCAAGCAAAGGCTGCTGAAATGATGGGGATTAATCAACCTAAAGTTTCTGCCTTATTGCGCCGCAAGCTCTCTGGTTTTTCTGTCGAGCGTTTAATGCATTTTTTAAATTTGCTTGGACAAGACATTGATATTGTTGTAAGGCCAAAGCCCCGCAATCGTAAAATTGCAAGAGTTCATGTCGTCAGTCATGAAGGTTATTCAAACATTCCCTTAGCCGCTAAATCGTTATGA
- a CDS encoding Phage-related protein, which translates to MDQRKPIIWVGSSKKDFMDFPSDVRKEMGHALYIAQKGEKHRDAKPLKGFGGGSVLEIVQSDGQGTYRTIYTVQMEEAVFVLHAFQKKSKTGIKTPKQEIDLVEQRLKSVHQKYK; encoded by the coding sequence ATGGATCAAAGAAAGCCGATTATCTGGGTAGGATCGAGTAAAAAAGACTTTATGGATTTTCCGAGTGATGTGAGAAAAGAGATGGGGCATGCTTTGTATATTGCCCAAAAAGGAGAGAAGCATAGAGATGCTAAGCCTTTAAAGGGTTTTGGCGGAGGGAGCGTTCTTGAGATTGTTCAAAGCGACGGTCAAGGAACTTATCGCACGATTTATACTGTTCAAATGGAAGAGGCTGTATTTGTCCTTCACGCCTTTCAAAAGAAATCAAAGACTGGAATCAAAACACCTAAGCAGGAAATTGATTTAGTCGAACAGCGGTTGAAGAGCGTTCACCAAAAGTATAAATAA
- a CDS encoding hypothetical protein (putative conserved protein), protein MTSKRKNLSVKNSSRLPKVKSDLIEDLRQMIEKTRQSVALAINSSLTALYWKIGHRIRSEILQDKRADYGKEIVATISNRIWTRFCRKKPSENVAVCRSLSR, encoded by the coding sequence ATGACTTCAAAACGTAAAAACTTATCAGTCAAAAACTCAAGTAGATTGCCCAAAGTCAAGAGCGATTTGATCGAAGACTTGCGTCAAATGATTGAAAAAACCCGTCAATCTGTAGCGCTTGCGATTAATTCTAGTTTAACCGCTCTTTATTGGAAGATTGGCCATCGAATCCGCTCCGAAATTCTGCAAGATAAGCGTGCAGATTATGGAAAAGAAATTGTCGCGACAATTAGCAACCGAATTTGGACAAGGTTTTGCAGAAAAAAGCCTTCGGAGAATGTTGCAGTTTGCAGAAGTCTTTCCCGATGA
- a CDS encoding Putative prophage phiRv2 integrase: protein MATIQKRKNKNGSTSYRVMIRPNDGLPPTYKTFPTLQEAKDWSVQEEARRRQGLYFPDQARKKHTLTELIDRYIELILPSKPKNARDILRHLNWWKEKLGKYGLNAISPDLIAGLRKELIEGKTPKGTQRTPATVNRYMASLSAVFTYGVKECGWINDNPMLRVCKLKEPIGRDRILTKEECDRLLFSCTQSRNPYLFIIVTLAISSGMRRGEILKLKWKDIDLDHDVIHLKETKNSRPRSIPITKNIKESLLNLARDRHSQHSFVFPSKKRFGEISIRKAWDEALKRANIKDLRFHDLRHTFATYAAKAGASNLELATAMGHQTLQMLQRYTHLDAMHTRKLSEFVSNHLIGEVNGKE, encoded by the coding sequence ATGGCAACTATTCAAAAACGAAAGAATAAGAACGGAAGTACCAGTTATCGGGTCATGATTCGGCCCAATGATGGACTGCCTCCAACTTATAAAACATTCCCAACACTTCAAGAAGCAAAAGATTGGTCTGTCCAAGAAGAAGCAAGACGCCGACAAGGGCTTTATTTTCCCGACCAAGCAAGAAAAAAGCACACTTTAACAGAGTTGATCGATCGCTATATCGAATTAATTTTGCCCTCAAAACCTAAAAATGCGCGAGATATCTTGCGTCACCTTAATTGGTGGAAAGAGAAACTAGGCAAGTATGGTTTAAATGCCATTAGTCCTGATTTGATTGCAGGGTTGCGCAAAGAATTAATTGAAGGGAAGACACCTAAAGGGACACAGCGGACTCCCGCGACTGTTAATCGCTATATGGCTTCCTTATCAGCTGTCTTCACTTATGGCGTAAAAGAGTGCGGTTGGATAAACGATAATCCTATGCTTCGCGTCTGCAAACTAAAAGAGCCTATCGGACGGGATCGAATATTAACTAAAGAAGAATGCGACCGCCTGCTGTTCTCTTGCACTCAAAGCAGAAATCCTTACTTATTTATTATTGTTACGCTTGCCATCAGTTCGGGAATGCGCCGTGGTGAAATATTAAAATTAAAATGGAAGGATATCGATTTAGATCACGATGTGATTCACTTAAAAGAGACCAAAAATAGCCGTCCTCGCTCTATTCCTATTACCAAAAATATCAAAGAAAGTTTATTAAATTTAGCTCGTGATCGTCATTCCCAACACTCTTTTGTTTTTCCAAGCAAAAAGAGATTTGGCGAAATTAGCATTAGGAAAGCTTGGGATGAAGCGCTTAAAAGGGCAAACATTAAGGATTTGCGATTTCATGATTTAAGGCACACGTTTGCGACCTATGCGGCAAAGGCTGGAGCGTCAAATTTAGAATTGGCAACAGCCATGGGACATCAAACCCTGCAAATGCTTCAGCGGTATACGCATTTAGACGCCATGCATACGAGAAAGCTTTCAGAATTTGTTTCCAATCACCTCATCGGAGAAGTCAATGGCAAAGAATAA
- the vat gene encoding Virginiamycin A acetyltransferase, which yields MTGPHPNSLYPIKDHDKLIFLKNFVKAPNIFIGDYTYFDNSGQAADKFEENNVLYNYDFSKVKLVIGKFCAIAAQTRFIMTGDHKLDAISTYPFPIFGHGWESAFNVYDLPVKGDITVGNDVWFGYDSLVMNGVTIGNGAIIAARAVVVKDVPAYSIVAGNPAKVVKMRFDDKTIERLQKIAWWDWKIEKISKHLQELCHLNIDALEMASKEE from the coding sequence ATGACCGGCCCCCATCCTAACTCTTTATATCCGATTAAGGATCATGACAAACTTATCTTTCTTAAAAATTTTGTTAAAGCCCCTAATATTTTTATAGGAGACTACACTTATTTTGATAACTCAGGGCAAGCTGCCGATAAATTTGAAGAAAACAATGTTTTATACAACTATGATTTTTCAAAAGTAAAATTAGTGATTGGAAAGTTTTGCGCTATTGCCGCGCAAACCCGTTTTATTATGACAGGTGATCATAAACTTGACGCTATCAGCACCTACCCTTTTCCAATCTTTGGACATGGATGGGAATCTGCTTTCAATGTTTACGATCTGCCGGTGAAAGGTGATATTACTGTTGGTAACGATGTTTGGTTTGGATACGATTCTCTTGTCATGAACGGCGTCACCATAGGAAACGGAGCCATCATTGCTGCAAGAGCTGTAGTAGTTAAAGATGTTCCAGCTTACTCCATTGTAGCCGGCAACCCAGCCAAAGTTGTGAAAATGCGATTTGATGATAAAACCATTGAACGTCTACAAAAAATAGCTTGGTGGGATTGGAAGATAGAAAAAATTAGTAAACATTTACAAGAGCTCTGCCATTTAAACATTGATGCACTGGAAATGGCTTCTAAAGAAGAATAA
- the deoC1 gene encoding Deoxyribose-phosphate aldolase 1: MQKSLNLYIDHTLLKPEATLQEIEKLCKEGVEHQFASVCVQPAWVAYACEFLKGTKVKLCSVVGFPLGANTTDSKAREAQQLAEYGVQEIDMVINIGALKSKDYKKVHQDIKAVVQAASSSIVKVIIETCLLTDEEKQTASLLSIEAGANFVKTSTGFSKSGATIQDVALMRNVVGPDFGIKASGGIRDLSTVLAMIEAGATRIGTSSSVAIMQSMKK, translated from the coding sequence ATGCAAAAATCATTAAATTTATATATTGATCATACTTTATTAAAACCTGAAGCTACATTGCAAGAGATCGAAAAGTTATGCAAAGAAGGTGTTGAGCATCAATTTGCCTCTGTATGTGTTCAGCCAGCATGGGTTGCATATGCATGTGAATTTTTAAAAGGGACAAAGGTCAAGCTTTGTAGTGTGGTTGGTTTCCCTTTAGGCGCCAACACCACAGACAGTAAGGCAAGAGAAGCACAGCAGCTTGCAGAATACGGAGTTCAGGAAATTGATATGGTGATCAATATAGGAGCTTTAAAATCCAAAGATTACAAAAAAGTACATCAGGATATTAAAGCAGTAGTTCAAGCTGCTTCCTCGTCCATAGTTAAAGTTATCATTGAAACATGTTTGCTTACAGATGAAGAAAAACAGACGGCATCTCTTTTATCTATAGAAGCTGGCGCTAATTTTGTTAAAACTTCAACAGGATTTTCTAAATCAGGCGCAACCATTCAGGATGTAGCTTTAATGAGAAATGTGGTTGGACCCGATTTTGGTATTAAAGCATCGGGAGGGATACGAGATCTTTCAACTGTATTGGCCATGATTGAAGCTGGAGCTACACGGATTGGAACAAGCTCAAGTGTTGCTATTATGCAGTCCATGAAAAAGTAA
- a CDS encoding AP-4-A phosphorylase, translated as MTSTQSLKRFKVDKLIRDKLPDLMRSKGITVHERTMENQEFISRLKEKLIEESREVEQAETRAELTEELADVLEVVRTLAQENGISIEEIEKFRLNKREFKGGFDARIYNRFVDIQEDNPAIEYYLAKAPQYPLINPQASCIFCQIANQERKADIIASFKHCFVIKDQFPVSNGHLLIIPHEHTLNWFTASEEVRLDIMQALSLMKARLDEEYKPDGYNIGANCGEFAGQTVMHLHVHLIPRYEGDMENPKGGVRGVIPEKQKY; from the coding sequence ATGACCTCCACTCAATCTTTAAAACGCTTTAAAGTAGATAAGCTAATACGAGATAAGCTTCCAGATTTGATGAGAAGTAAAGGCATTACCGTTCATGAACGCACCATGGAAAATCAAGAATTTATCTCTCGATTAAAGGAAAAATTAATCGAGGAATCAAGAGAAGTCGAGCAAGCTGAGACACGAGCTGAGTTGACAGAAGAACTTGCAGATGTTTTAGAGGTCGTACGCACTCTCGCTCAAGAAAATGGAATCTCAATTGAGGAAATTGAGAAATTTCGCCTAAATAAACGCGAGTTTAAAGGTGGCTTCGATGCTCGCATTTATAATAGATTTGTTGATATTCAAGAAGATAATCCAGCTATTGAGTACTACTTAGCTAAAGCACCTCAATACCCTCTAATTAATCCTCAAGCTTCTTGTATATTTTGTCAGATTGCTAATCAAGAGAGAAAGGCGGACATTATAGCCTCTTTTAAGCATTGCTTTGTAATTAAAGATCAATTTCCAGTCTCAAATGGGCATCTCCTTATCATCCCGCATGAGCATACCTTAAACTGGTTTACTGCTAGTGAAGAGGTTCGTTTAGATATTATGCAGGCTTTAAGTCTTATGAAAGCAAGGTTGGATGAAGAATATAAACCTGATGGATATAACATTGGCGCCAACTGTGGAGAATTTGCAGGACAAACAGTGATGCATCTGCACGTCCATCTGATTCCTCGTTATGAAGGGGATATGGAGAATCCAAAAGGCGGCGTAAGAGGAGTTATTCCAGAAAAACAAAAATATTAA
- the racX gene encoding putative amino-acid racemase yields MRPKSIGIVGGAGPLAGAFLLERILSLSNKVYGCYKDSDFPKIFLISFPFSEMLNSNKNTIKLRNELKTCLNQLRTNGADVLAIACNTLHVFLEEEDEIDNLIHIPRLLAKEIPSSETPLVLCTSTSMQFRLHKRFFPCNYPDLSTQGQVDEMIDQILRGTDRAIILEKLQKLIETQKEKTIILGCTELSLFATSLSIPHKLIIDPLEIVALKLLEKSFFEERVTPFC; encoded by the coding sequence ATGAGACCCAAATCTATCGGAATTGTGGGGGGTGCTGGACCCCTTGCTGGTGCATTTTTACTTGAAAGGATTTTGTCTCTTTCAAATAAAGTATATGGATGTTACAAAGATTCAGATTTTCCAAAAATATTTTTGATAAGCTTTCCTTTCTCAGAAATGCTTAACTCAAACAAAAACACTATTAAATTACGTAATGAATTAAAAACTTGTTTAAATCAATTGCGAACCAATGGAGCAGATGTTTTAGCTATTGCTTGTAATACACTGCACGTTTTTTTAGAAGAAGAAGATGAAATTGATAATCTAATTCACATACCTCGCCTACTAGCAAAAGAAATTCCCTCCTCCGAAACACCCCTTGTGTTATGCACATCTACCTCCATGCAATTTAGATTACATAAACGTTTTTTTCCCTGTAACTATCCAGATCTCTCTACCCAAGGTCAAGTGGATGAAATGATTGATCAAATCCTTCGAGGAACAGACCGAGCTATTATTCTTGAAAAACTGCAAAAACTAATAGAAACACAAAAAGAAAAAACGATTATATTGGGATGCACAGAACTATCTCTTTTCGCAACTTCTTTATCCATACCTCATAAATTAATCATTGATCCATTAGAAATTGTCGCACTTAAACTATTAGAAAAAAGTTTTTTTGAAGAAAGGGTTACTCCGTTTTGTTGA
- a CDS encoding integrase → MSVYKRKDRNGKVTGWRAVVRIKGYPTVCKEFERKQEADDWKLAVTRKIKAGQFQFDQHKIQRTFSDLVDHFIQSGALEHHRLAKDTVRHLEYWKSRLGEFALVYLTPERLGKERQLLIDTPTPRNAKKSSATVNRYMASLSACLTYACRQLRWMDDNPCFNLIKLKEGSARDHVLTQDEVQRLFEACRESRNDYLYCIVLLAFTTGMRQGEILNLAWNHVDLENRLAHLKETKNGTARSTPLVDGVVNELNRFLKTRDPAKRLIFASKTALGHKTLQMLERYTHLDAQSTRHLSEKAEKQFEIATNE, encoded by the coding sequence ATGTCTGTTTATAAACGTAAAGATAGGAATGGCAAAGTCACTGGATGGCGAGCCGTCGTTCGCATTAAAGGATACCCTACTGTCTGCAAAGAATTTGAAAGAAAGCAAGAAGCTGACGATTGGAAATTAGCTGTCACAAGAAAAATTAAAGCAGGTCAATTTCAATTTGACCAACACAAAATTCAGCGTACTTTTTCTGATTTGGTCGACCATTTTATTCAAAGTGGTGCATTAGAGCATCATCGCTTAGCTAAAGATACAGTTCGCCATTTAGAATATTGGAAGTCTCGCCTTGGAGAATTTGCGCTTGTTTATTTAACGCCAGAGCGTTTAGGTAAGGAGCGACAGCTTCTTATCGATACTCCTACTCCTAGAAATGCTAAAAAATCTTCGGCCACAGTTAATCGTTACATGGCCTCATTATCTGCTTGCCTTACCTACGCATGTCGTCAACTTCGCTGGATGGACGATAATCCTTGCTTTAATTTAATCAAGCTAAAAGAAGGTTCTGCTAGAGATCATGTCTTAACCCAAGATGAAGTTCAAAGGCTTTTTGAAGCTTGTCGAGAAAGTCGAAACGATTACCTCTATTGTATTGTTCTTTTGGCATTTACAACAGGAATGAGGCAAGGAGAAATTTTAAATTTAGCTTGGAATCATGTTGATTTAGAAAATCGTTTAGCTCATTTGAAAGAAACCAAAAACGGAACCGCGCGTAGCACTCCTCTTGTGGATGGCGTTGTCAATGAATTAAACAGGTTTTTGAAAACCCGAGACCCAGCTAAAAGACTTATTTTTGCAAGCAAAACAGCTCTTGGACATAAAACCTTACAAATGCTTGAACGCTATACGCATTTAGATGCTCAATCCACTCGTCATTTAAGTGAAAAGGCTGAAAAACAGTTTGAGATTGCCACTAATGAATAG
- the deoD gene encoding Purine nucleoside phosphorylase DeoD-type has product MKLELLIAWGVKQFITLGIAGGLQKNLLIGDIIVCEKAIRDEGTSHHYLPYDKYAYPSKNMLSRFLNALDQSNKRYHKGTSWTTDTFFRQTKEEVELYQKEGVLCVEMEASALFSIASLYNVEMAAIFTISDTHANLEWQPSFEEEKTKTGLATIFELALKVAVEEN; this is encoded by the coding sequence ATGAAATTAGAATTACTCATAGCTTGGGGAGTGAAGCAATTCATTACGCTTGGAATAGCAGGTGGATTACAAAAAAATCTATTAATTGGAGATATTATTGTCTGTGAAAAAGCCATAAGAGATGAAGGCACTTCTCATCACTATCTTCCCTATGATAAATATGCCTATCCTTCAAAAAACATGTTATCGAGATTTTTAAATGCTTTAGATCAATCAAACAAGCGTTATCATAAAGGCACAAGCTGGACGACTGATACTTTCTTTAGACAAACAAAAGAAGAGGTAGAGCTTTATCAAAAGGAAGGCGTCCTATGCGTTGAAATGGAGGCTTCGGCTTTATTTAGCATCGCTTCCCTTTATAATGTTGAAATGGCTGCTATTTTCACTATTAGCGATACTCATGCAAATTTAGAATGGCAACCTTCTTTTGAGGAAGAAAAAACAAAAACAGGACTGGCGACTATTTTTGAATTAGCTCTTAAAGTTGCAGTAGAAGAAAATTAG